From a single bacterium genomic region:
- a CDS encoding DUF1579 domain-containing protein, with protein MSRFSRPASLTVLALVLAITSTALAQPGRPDPEKLLAAQRGAMTKLAMLDGTWRGDAWMAAPDGSRHSLTQTERVGSMLDGAVRVIEGRGYEADGTLAFNAFAVISFDVAKSAYSMRSHAMGNAGDFPVTVTADGFQWEIAAGPMTIRYTAVVKDGVWTEVGTRQAPGQEPVEFFGMTLRRLGDTEWPAGGAVAP; from the coding sequence ATGTCCCGATTCAGCCGCCCTGCCAGCCTGACGGTCCTCGCCCTGGTCCTGGCGATCACCTCGACCGCACTGGCCCAGCCGGGCCGCCCCGACCCCGAGAAGCTGCTGGCCGCACAGCGCGGAGCGATGACGAAGCTCGCGATGCTGGACGGCACCTGGCGCGGTGACGCCTGGATGGCGGCCCCGGACGGCAGCCGGCACAGCCTGACCCAGACCGAGCGCGTAGGCTCGATGCTGGACGGCGCCGTGCGCGTGATCGAAGGGCGCGGCTACGAGGCGGACGGCACGCTGGCATTCAACGCATTCGCGGTCATCTCGTTCGATGTCGCCAAGAGTGCATACTCCATGCGCTCGCACGCGATGGGCAACGCGGGCGACTTCCCCGTCACGGTCACCGCCGACGGCTTCCAGTGGGAGATTGCGGCCGGCCCCATGACCATCCGCTACACGGCCGTGGTGAAGGACGGCGTCTGGACCGAGGTGGGCACGCGCCAGGCGCCTGGACAGGAGCCGGTCGAGTTCTTCGGGATGACGCTGCGACGGTTGGGTGATACGGAGTGGCCCGCGGGTGGGGCGGTGGCGCCGTAG
- a CDS encoding PspC domain-containing protein — protein MTPATSQVRRSHDKMIAGVCGGLAERLGWSPSRFRLAYVILSICSVAFPGILVYAVLWFVMPSPEN, from the coding sequence ATGACGCCTGCAACGTCGCAAGTCCGCCGGTCCCACGACAAGATGATCGCTGGAGTCTGCGGTGGCCTTGCCGAGCGGCTCGGCTGGTCGCCGAGTCGGTTCCGCCTTGCGTACGTCATTCTATCGATCTGCAGCGTCGCGTTCCCCGGGATCCTTGTGTATGCGGTGCTCTGGTTCGTGATGCCTTCGCCGGAGAACTAG
- a CDS encoding metallophosphoesterase produces MKSLAWLTDIHLNFLRPPAMGVFLNMLAGTEADAFVISGDIAEAPGVDGHLRDIVARVERPVYFVLGNHDFYRGSIAGVRAKIRALCAVTPNLHWMPDAGVVPFTDETCLVGHDGWGDGRLGNYHGTDVLLNDFDLIGEFGGFHEDPDERLAKLNALGDEAAAHLRSVLPDALARFRHMVVVTHVPPFRESCWHEGGFSDDNWLPFFSCQAVGSALLEAMSARPDREMTVLCGHTHGSGEAQILPNLRVLTGGAQYGHPVIMDVLGFS; encoded by the coding sequence ATGAAATCCCTGGCCTGGCTCACCGATATCCACCTGAACTTCCTGCGCCCGCCGGCCATGGGGGTGTTTCTCAACATGCTTGCGGGCACCGAGGCCGATGCGTTTGTAATCAGTGGTGACATCGCCGAGGCTCCTGGCGTTGACGGCCACCTGCGCGACATCGTGGCCCGCGTGGAGCGCCCGGTCTATTTCGTCCTCGGCAATCACGACTTCTATCGCGGTTCCATCGCCGGTGTTCGTGCGAAGATCCGCGCACTGTGTGCCGTGACCCCGAACCTGCACTGGATGCCCGATGCGGGCGTCGTGCCGTTCACCGACGAGACATGCCTGGTCGGTCACGACGGGTGGGGTGACGGACGGCTGGGCAACTACCACGGCACCGACGTGCTGCTGAACGACTTCGACCTGATCGGCGAGTTCGGCGGCTTCCATGAAGATCCGGATGAGCGTCTTGCGAAGCTGAACGCTCTTGGCGACGAGGCCGCCGCTCACCTTCGTTCCGTGCTGCCGGATGCGCTGGCGCGGTTCCGGCACATGGTTGTGGTGACCCACGTGCCGCCGTTCCGCGAGTCGTGCTGGCATGAGGGCGGGTTCTCCGACGACAACTGGCTGCCGTTCTTCAGCTGTCAGGCGGTCGGGTCAGCGTTGCTCGAGGCGATGTCGGCACGGCCGGATCGGGAGATGACGGTCTTGTGCGGGCACACGCACGGGAGCGGTGAGGCGCAGATTCTCCCGAACCTGCGAGTGTTGACCGGTGGGGCGCAGTACGGGCATCCGGTGATAATGGATGTGCTCGGGTTCTCGTAG
- a CDS encoding polyphosphate kinase 2 family protein codes for MDNERLHPDQRIRLSVGGKDDVELGLRRLMVPPGTRVSLRADFDPDFTAGLRNKEAALARVAANVQRLSDLQEKLYAQDAYALLIIFQAMDAAGKDGVIRHVMSGVNPQGCQVTSFKVPSDEELDHDYLWRASRALPARGMIGIFNRSYYEEMLVVRVHPELLARQRLPRAVAGDGIWDRRFDEITSFEQYLSQNGIVVLKFFLNVSKEEQRERFLARIDEPDKNWKFSIGDYRERSFWDDYQQAYEEMLNRTSSKAAPWFVIPADHKWFARLAVSEVICAALEKLPLRYPETSDERRRELKAIREALEKEAPGAGSKK; via the coding sequence ATGGACAACGAACGCTTGCATCCCGACCAGAGGATCCGCCTTTCCGTGGGCGGCAAGGACGATGTCGAGCTGGGCCTTCGCCGCCTGATGGTGCCGCCGGGTACGCGCGTGTCCCTGCGCGCCGATTTCGATCCGGACTTCACCGCCGGCCTGCGCAACAAGGAGGCCGCGCTGGCGCGCGTCGCGGCGAACGTGCAGCGCCTGTCCGATCTCCAGGAGAAGCTCTACGCCCAGGACGCGTACGCCCTGCTCATCATCTTCCAGGCCATGGATGCGGCGGGCAAGGACGGTGTGATCCGCCATGTCATGTCGGGCGTCAATCCACAGGGATGCCAGGTCACCAGCTTCAAGGTCCCGTCGGACGAGGAACTCGATCACGACTATCTCTGGCGGGCCTCGCGGGCATTGCCGGCGCGGGGGATGATCGGCATCTTCAACCGGTCGTACTACGAGGAGATGCTGGTCGTCCGCGTGCACCCCGAGCTGCTCGCGCGGCAGCGTCTTCCCCGTGCGGTGGCGGGCGACGGCATCTGGGACCGGCGGTTCGACGAGATCACATCCTTCGAGCAGTACCTGTCGCAGAATGGCATCGTCGTGCTCAAGTTCTTCCTCAACGTCTCGAAGGAAGAGCAGCGCGAGCGCTTCCTGGCGCGTATCGACGAACCCGACAAGAACTGGAAGTTCTCGATCGGAGACTACCGCGAGCGCTCCTTCTGGGATGACTACCAGCAGGCATACGAGGAGATGCTGAACCGGACCAGTTCGAAGGCAGCGCCGTGGTTCGTGATCCCGGCGGACCACAAGTGGTTCGCGCGGCTGGCGGTCTCCGAGGTGATCTGCGCCGCGCTCGAGAAGCTGCCGCTGCGCTACCCGGAAACGAGCGATGAGCGCCGCCGGGAACTGAAGGCGATTCGCGAGGCTCTCGAGAAGGAAGCGCCGGGCGCTGGTTCCAAAAAGTAG
- a CDS encoding GNAT family N-acetyltransferase — protein sequence MAAADAAEVFAYRCLPEVRRFQSFEPRSLADVEQFIAGTQSVKFGDPGPWCQLAIRLRAEGLLIGDLGVRVTAEDPRQVEIGFTLAPAYQGRGYATEAVSGLIGHLLGPLAKHRVFASADPRNARSLALLERVGMRREAHFHESLWFKGEWVDDVVYAILESLPPK from the coding sequence ATGGCCGCGGCTGATGCCGCTGAGGTCTTTGCGTATCGGTGCCTGCCTGAAGTGCGACGCTTCCAGTCTTTCGAGCCCCGTTCGCTGGCCGACGTCGAGCAGTTCATCGCCGGCACGCAATCGGTCAAGTTCGGCGATCCGGGGCCCTGGTGCCAGCTCGCGATCCGGTTGCGCGCCGAGGGCCTGCTGATCGGTGACCTTGGCGTGCGCGTCACGGCGGAGGATCCCCGGCAGGTCGAGATCGGCTTCACACTCGCGCCAGCGTATCAGGGCCGTGGCTATGCGACCGAGGCGGTGTCCGGACTGATCGGCCATCTGTTGGGTCCGCTGGCCAAGCACCGCGTATTCGCCTCGGCGGATCCGCGCAATGCCCGATCGCTCGCGCTCCTCGAGCGCGTCGGGATGCGGCGGGAGGCGCATTTCCACGAGAGTCTGTGGTTCAAGGGCGAGTGGGTCGATGACGTTGTCTACGCGATCCTGGAGTCTTTGCCGCCGAAGTAG
- a CDS encoding alpha-amylase family protein: protein MRDVILHAFNWSYADILDNIEHIRHAGYGAILIPPPLYSDPDGQEWWQRYQPKDYRVLLSYLGGKKELAALIAACHGREPKICVYADLVLNHMANEARDDRFDFPGRAELERYRRQPDVYGENRLYGDLGTGLFTALDFNHAGEIEGGEWADREAVQLQNLSGLPDLRDSAWVLEQQRLLVDAMVGMGFDGFRVDAIKHITERMIDNIADRPEVRNKFWFGEVLAGSDQDERVFLGPFLRETWMSAYDFPLFATIREAFSPGGSLRALTSPANDGNALPWDRAVTFVVNHDIPHNEVFRPWLLDRQDEHLAHAFILGRDGGVPLVYSDHNESPHAADRDRWLDAWKRPDLAAMVRFHNAVHGTSMDVLHVSDTLLVFRRGERGIVAINKAGFGQWAEFGTWGLGNPGAYRELIQGHVMQMSGDRFGLFVPARTAHVWLASEVA, encoded by the coding sequence GTGCGCGACGTCATCCTTCACGCCTTCAACTGGAGCTACGCCGACATCCTCGACAACATCGAGCATATCCGGCACGCCGGCTACGGGGCCATCCTGATTCCGCCGCCGCTCTACTCCGATCCCGACGGGCAGGAATGGTGGCAGCGCTACCAGCCGAAGGACTACCGCGTGCTGCTGTCGTACCTGGGCGGCAAGAAGGAACTCGCGGCGCTCATCGCGGCCTGCCATGGCCGTGAGCCGAAGATCTGCGTGTATGCCGACCTGGTGCTCAACCACATGGCCAACGAGGCCCGCGACGACCGCTTCGACTTTCCCGGTCGGGCTGAACTGGAGCGCTATCGCCGGCAGCCTGACGTCTACGGGGAAAATCGCCTGTACGGCGACCTCGGCACGGGGCTGTTCACGGCGCTCGACTTCAACCATGCCGGCGAGATCGAGGGCGGGGAATGGGCCGATCGCGAGGCGGTGCAACTCCAGAACCTGTCGGGACTGCCCGACCTGCGGGACTCCGCGTGGGTGCTGGAGCAGCAGCGCCTGCTGGTGGACGCGATGGTCGGCATGGGCTTCGACGGTTTTCGCGTCGATGCCATCAAGCACATCACCGAGCGCATGATCGACAACATCGCCGATCGTCCGGAAGTGCGGAACAAGTTCTGGTTCGGCGAGGTGCTGGCAGGCAGCGATCAGGACGAGCGCGTGTTCCTCGGTCCGTTCCTGCGCGAGACCTGGATGTCGGCCTACGACTTTCCGCTCTTCGCGACCATCCGGGAGGCGTTCAGCCCCGGCGGTTCCCTGCGCGCGCTGACGAGTCCAGCGAACGACGGCAACGCCCTGCCGTGGGATCGCGCCGTGACCTTCGTCGTGAACCACGACATCCCCCACAACGAGGTGTTCCGGCCCTGGCTGCTCGACCGCCAGGATGAGCACCTGGCCCACGCGTTCATCCTCGGTCGCGATGGCGGGGTGCCTCTGGTCTATTCCGACCACAACGAGTCACCCCACGCGGCGGATCGGGACCGGTGGCTCGACGCCTGGAAGCGGCCGGACCTGGCGGCCATGGTGCGTTTCCACAACGCGGTGCACGGCACGTCGATGGACGTGCTCCACGTGAGCGACACGCTGCTGGTCTTCCGGCGCGGGGAGCGGGGCATCGTGGCCATCAACAAGGCCGGCTTCGGCCAGTGGGCGGAGTTCGGCACCTGGGGACTGGGGAATCCCGGCGCCTACAGGGAGCTCATCCAGGGGCATGTGATGCAGATGTCCGGCGACCGGTTCGGGCTGTTCGTCCCGGCGCGGACGGCGCATGTGTGGCTGGCAAGCGAGGTCGCGTGA
- a CDS encoding ATP-binding protein, whose product MDTTGHHPRLVRSRLREALADSPVVLLHGPRQCGKTTLARSFGADDGRRYLTLDDPATFLAVQADPAGFVLDLEGPVTIDEVQRVPQLFLAIKQSVDRDRRSGRFLLTGSANALFVPSVADSLAGRMQIVRLHPLSEVEIAHRQPTFLDRIFAADFKVAQGERLGPKVADLIVRGGFPEAVRRDTERGRRAWVRDYLEAIVQRDVRDLARIQRLDILPRLLELAAGQTARLVNVSEISGPFGVSRTTVRDYLTLLRHVFLVEELPAWHANRLKRLVKTPKLHMTDTGLACALLGVEADDLIRDRTLLGQLLETFVVQELRRQASGWEHDLRFSHYRDKDQQEVDIVLERGPGRIVGIEVKAAATLRDADRRGLERLRDASGKRFRCGVLLYDGESMVPLGDRIYAVPLGVVWGDLTPSPVD is encoded by the coding sequence ATGGACACAACCGGCCACCATCCCCGACTGGTCCGATCCCGCCTGCGCGAGGCCCTCGCCGATTCCCCGGTGGTGCTGCTGCACGGGCCCCGCCAATGTGGCAAGACCACACTGGCACGAAGCTTTGGCGCGGACGATGGTCGCCGGTACCTGACCCTTGATGACCCCGCGACGTTCCTGGCTGTGCAGGCGGACCCTGCCGGCTTCGTGCTCGACCTCGAAGGCCCGGTCACGATCGACGAGGTCCAGCGGGTCCCGCAGTTGTTCCTCGCCATCAAGCAGTCGGTTGATCGCGATCGACGGTCCGGACGCTTCCTGCTGACGGGCTCGGCAAATGCGCTCTTTGTTCCGAGCGTGGCCGATTCCCTCGCCGGCCGGATGCAGATCGTTCGTCTCCATCCCCTGAGCGAAGTAGAGATCGCTCATCGTCAGCCGACGTTCCTCGATAGGATCTTCGCTGCCGACTTCAAGGTGGCCCAAGGCGAACGGCTTGGACCGAAGGTGGCCGATCTCATTGTCCGGGGCGGATTCCCCGAGGCGGTACGGCGGGACACCGAACGCGGTCGGCGGGCTTGGGTCCGCGACTATCTGGAAGCGATAGTCCAGCGGGATGTCCGTGACCTCGCCCGCATCCAGAGGCTCGACATCCTGCCCCGCCTGCTGGAACTGGCCGCAGGCCAGACGGCCCGCCTGGTCAATGTGAGCGAGATCTCCGGGCCTTTCGGCGTCAGCCGCACGACAGTGCGGGACTACTTGACCCTGTTGCGTCATGTGTTTCTCGTGGAAGAGCTGCCGGCCTGGCATGCCAATCGACTGAAGCGCCTGGTCAAGACACCTAAACTCCACATGACCGACACGGGCCTGGCGTGCGCGCTGCTCGGCGTCGAGGCCGACGACCTGATCCGCGATCGCACGCTGTTGGGGCAACTGCTCGAGACATTCGTCGTCCAGGAACTCCGCCGCCAGGCCAGCGGGTGGGAACACGACTTGCGCTTTTCCCACTACCGGGACAAGGATCAGCAGGAAGTCGACATAGTCCTGGAGCGAGGCCCCGGCCGGATCGTCGGTATCGAGGTCAAAGCCGCGGCGACACTTCGCGATGCCGATCGTCGCGGACTTGAGCGACTGCGCGACGCAAGCGGCAAACGCTTCCGTTGCGGAGTTCTGCTCTACGACGGAGAATCAATGGTCCCTCTGGGTGACCGTATCTACGCAGTTCCTCTCGGCGTGGTGTGGGGCGACCTGACACCGTCGCCGGTCGACTGA
- a CDS encoding RluA family pseudouridine synthase produces the protein MPAMNRRPTAPNRHPIRGLRILHEDPDLLVVCKEPGLLTTSYDGDRNATAERLLTNYLRKGSNRAWIRAYTVHRLDRETSGLLIFAKSAAVQQHLKGNWKDVEKHYTAVVHGCLAEKSGTFASYLAENADQFVYSTPDEAKGKWSETLYRVIRETPRFSLLDITLLTGRKNQIRVHLAEAGHPVAGDAKYGKKGDRVARMALHARTLSFPHPHDGRLMTFEAEVPEAILGLVAPG, from the coding sequence ATGCCTGCCATGAACCGCAGGCCAACAGCACCCAATCGCCACCCCATCAGGGGCCTCCGGATCCTCCACGAGGATCCGGACCTCCTCGTGGTCTGCAAGGAACCCGGCCTGCTCACGACGAGCTACGACGGCGACCGGAACGCCACCGCCGAACGACTGCTCACCAACTACCTGCGCAAGGGAAGCAACCGGGCGTGGATCCGCGCCTACACCGTCCACCGGCTCGACCGCGAAACCTCGGGCCTGCTCATCTTCGCGAAGAGCGCGGCCGTGCAGCAGCACCTGAAGGGGAACTGGAAGGACGTCGAGAAGCACTACACTGCGGTGGTGCACGGATGTCTCGCCGAGAAGAGCGGGACGTTCGCCAGCTACCTGGCCGAAAATGCGGACCAGTTCGTCTATTCCACCCCCGACGAAGCCAAGGGCAAGTGGTCCGAGACACTCTATAGGGTGATCAGGGAAACGCCCCGCTTCAGCCTGCTCGACATCACGCTCCTGACCGGGCGGAAGAACCAGATCCGCGTCCATCTCGCCGAGGCCGGGCATCCCGTGGCCGGCGATGCGAAGTACGGGAAGAAGGGCGACCGTGTCGCGCGGATGGCGCTGCACGCCCGGACGCTTTCGTTCCCGCATCCGCATGATGGGCGGCTGATGACGTTCGAGGCGGAGGTGCCGGAGGCGATCCTGGGGTTGGTAGCTCCAGGGTAG
- a CDS encoding HAMP domain-containing histidine kinase, giving the protein MMLSRRRLGLTVGLLSGALVGLMAVQGPLLHDAWRQKEKALERNVLSALVRAVQQVEVAEIAHRADDLMSRTTGRDAAPPIVHRSNGTPVTGDSLIVMYSRDATWVDRPDSAHAMNITLTIEGDRARLIRHVVGELVDLQPPPVALRLAQVNLDSVLTAELRAAGIDLEPRFAVLSADGDSVAAFGPADVSLRSSRFRARLFPLDRFGPRFDLVLGFRNEDAFVLRQIAPLLGASLVLLTVVVIGFARTVAALREQQRFARQVVGFVNNMTHEFKTPLSTISLASEAIGRGPEPAAMVRYNGMIREETDRLGRQVDMILQVARLEGGDVELNRAPLDGNELVREICAAFVLQVEARRGRLEWALTGQAVPLTGDRHHLASVLNNLLDNALKYSPQAPDIRVTTTIQGHELELAVADRGLGVARGDRERVFEPYYRCPTGDRHDVKGFGLGLSIVRLLVSAHGGRVALDENPGGGTRVTIRLPLADPEDPA; this is encoded by the coding sequence ATGATGCTCTCGCGACGCAGGTTGGGCCTGACCGTAGGCCTGTTGTCCGGTGCCCTGGTCGGCCTGATGGCCGTCCAGGGCCCGCTGCTGCACGATGCGTGGCGCCAGAAGGAGAAAGCCCTCGAGCGCAACGTCCTGTCGGCGCTGGTCCGCGCCGTGCAGCAGGTCGAAGTTGCCGAAATCGCCCACCGGGCCGACGACCTGATGTCGCGGACGACAGGTCGCGACGCCGCGCCGCCGATCGTACACCGGTCGAACGGCACCCCGGTCACCGGCGACTCCCTGATCGTGATGTACTCACGGGACGCCACCTGGGTCGACCGTCCGGACAGCGCGCACGCGATGAATATCACGCTGACCATCGAGGGCGACCGCGCACGGCTGATACGGCACGTCGTGGGCGAACTCGTCGATCTGCAGCCGCCGCCGGTGGCGTTGCGGCTTGCCCAGGTCAACCTGGACTCGGTGCTGACGGCCGAACTCCGGGCGGCGGGAATCGACCTCGAGCCCAGATTCGCGGTGCTTTCTGCCGACGGCGACTCGGTGGCGGCGTTCGGACCGGCCGACGTGTCGCTCAGGTCCTCGCGTTTCCGCGCCCGCCTGTTTCCCCTGGATCGCTTCGGCCCCCGCTTCGACCTGGTGTTGGGCTTCCGCAACGAGGACGCGTTCGTGCTGCGCCAGATCGCTCCGCTGCTGGGCGCTTCGCTGGTGCTGCTGACGGTCGTCGTGATCGGCTTCGCCCGCACGGTGGCGGCGTTGCGCGAGCAGCAGCGCTTCGCGCGGCAGGTGGTCGGCTTCGTCAACAACATGACGCACGAGTTCAAGACGCCCCTGTCGACGATCTCTCTGGCCAGTGAAGCCATCGGCCGCGGGCCCGAGCCGGCCGCGATGGTCCGTTACAACGGCATGATCCGCGAGGAGACCGACCGGCTGGGCCGGCAGGTGGACATGATCCTGCAGGTGGCCAGACTCGAGGGCGGCGACGTCGAGTTGAACCGCGCCCCACTTGACGGCAACGAACTGGTGCGTGAGATCTGCGCCGCCTTCGTCCTCCAGGTCGAAGCGCGCCGGGGCAGGCTGGAGTGGGCGCTGACCGGCCAGGCCGTGCCGCTGACGGGCGATCGCCACCACCTGGCCAGCGTGCTGAACAATCTGCTGGACAACGCGCTCAAGTATTCGCCGCAGGCACCGGACATCCGGGTGACGACCACCATTCAGGGCCACGAACTGGAGCTCGCCGTGGCCGACCGCGGCCTGGGCGTGGCGCGCGGCGATCGCGAGCGCGTCTTCGAGCCCTACTACCGCTGCCCCACCGGCGACCGGCACGACGTCAAGGGCTTCGGTCTGGGCCTGAGCATCGTGCGCCTGCTGGTCAGCGCCCACGGCGGGCGCGTCGCCCTCGACGAGAACCCCGGCGGGGGCACACGGGTGACCATCCGCCTTCCGCTGGCGGACCCGGAGGATCCGGCATGA
- a CDS encoding response regulator transcription factor, producing the protein MDRRRILLLEDDPNLGLIIQESLESRGFAVTLCRDGRLGLDAFAVATFELCLVDVMMPAVDGFAFARVVLEKQPHQPLIFLTARSLTADRLTGLRLGADDYITKPFSMEELVLRIEAVLRRTGRPADTAAGPVPVGAFTFDPDRRTLTFGRDVRSLTDREAGLLQLLAEHRGQIVPRAQALTLLWGDDTYHAGRSMDVFVSRLRKLLADDPNVEIRAVHGRGLKLTVRD; encoded by the coding sequence ATTGACCGGCGCCGCATACTGCTGTTGGAAGACGATCCGAATCTGGGCCTGATCATCCAGGAATCGCTGGAGAGCCGCGGATTCGCGGTCACGTTGTGCCGCGACGGCCGTCTGGGGCTGGACGCGTTCGCCGTCGCCACGTTCGAACTGTGTCTCGTCGACGTGATGATGCCGGCGGTGGACGGCTTCGCGTTCGCGCGCGTCGTCCTCGAAAAGCAACCGCACCAGCCGCTGATATTCCTGACCGCCCGCTCACTGACCGCCGATCGCCTGACCGGGCTGCGCCTGGGCGCCGACGACTACATCACCAAGCCCTTCAGCATGGAGGAACTGGTGCTGCGCATCGAGGCCGTGCTGCGGCGCACCGGTCGGCCGGCCGACACCGCGGCCGGGCCTGTTCCGGTGGGCGCGTTCACGTTCGATCCCGATCGGCGGACGCTGACGTTCGGCCGCGATGTGCGCTCACTGACCGACCGCGAAGCGGGGCTGTTGCAGTTGCTGGCGGAGCATCGGGGTCAGATCGTCCCGCGCGCCCAGGCCCTGACGCTGCTCTGGGGTGACGACACGTATCATGCCGGCCGCAGCATGGATGTCTTCGTCTCGCGCCTGCGGAAGCTGTTGGCGGATGATCCGAACGTCGAGATCCGCGCCGTCCACGGGCGCGGCCTGAAATTGACCGTCCGCGATTGA
- a CDS encoding CDGSH iron-sulfur domain-containing protein — protein MTIRIALKPNGPIMLSAEGEPFPVLHSAVGPDIAPEKNVFLCRCGESKNKPFCDGSHVQAGYKDANRCTNDALLNAEAAGITVHFNRSICAGAGECVRNLPDVFVSGAKDWIRPDRAAVAEVVATVLRCPSGALTCTVDGKTVKRDEAEVSVRIVRNGPYEITGPVAFEAPKWCANASPTSFALCRCGRSGNAPFCDYSHGEQGWQDGQ, from the coding sequence ATGACCATCAGGATCGCGCTGAAGCCCAATGGCCCGATCATGCTGAGCGCCGAGGGCGAGCCGTTTCCGGTGTTGCATTCGGCCGTCGGGCCCGACATCGCGCCGGAGAAGAACGTCTTCCTCTGCCGCTGCGGGGAATCGAAGAACAAGCCCTTCTGCGACGGCTCCCACGTCCAGGCCGGCTACAAGGATGCGAATCGCTGCACCAACGACGCGCTGCTGAACGCCGAGGCCGCCGGCATCACGGTGCACTTCAACCGTTCGATCTGCGCGGGCGCGGGCGAGTGCGTGCGCAACCTGCCCGACGTCTTCGTCAGCGGAGCCAAGGACTGGATCCGGCCGGACCGGGCTGCCGTGGCCGAGGTGGTCGCCACCGTGCTCCGGTGCCCGTCCGGCGCGCTGACGTGTACCGTGGACGGCAAGACAGTCAAGCGCGACGAGGCCGAGGTGTCCGTGCGCATCGTCAGGAACGGCCCCTACGAGATCACCGGGCCGGTGGCCTTCGAGGCGCCCAAGTGGTGCGCAAACGCCTCACCGACCTCGTTCGCCCTGTGCCGCTGCGGCCGCTCGGGCAACGCGCCGTTCTGCGACTACTCGCACGGGGAGCAGGGCTGGCAGGACGGCCAGTAG